One window from the genome of Candidatus Acidiferrales bacterium encodes:
- a CDS encoding T9SS type A sorting domain-containing protein, which translates to MKHSIPLTIVLVMTFGLNNSLHSSNLVPANDPSIQYYGRWDFSNPLAPTHSWPGVYIFAAFEGTSIGISLNDNFSYYNVFIDDTTFIDFHGTGSGISSYILKTGLQDTVHTILITLRNETNWTKFSFNGFILDSGRTLVPPPSASSRGIEFIGDSYTCASGNLWDSTDAAPSGDWTDLYEGFPSIIARHYGAQYTVTAHSGWGLVLDYLGNYANNLPSIFGSTVAYATAPAWDFSKWKPNLVVICLGLNDYNGWGGYSTGTISAANTSTFKEEYHTFISNIMDVYPHAKILAVAANGITWLQNTIAQVVSEENAIGHTNVFYSYFPYYNGGYVNGGHPNVATHQKIADTLIALIDTIDAWTPFNETTPPSIVRYPDSLFVVTTPTYTLNVRTAEYDTVRYSTSDKPYDEMENQFAVTGTRIHSTVLSCQQGQSYTYYLRAKNAYGITMDTSVVVRFSVDTTKALLTWDGSTAYDLSEWKLGKAPLGNDGAPGDSTKVSSATTVYFRQTVDLSDVASMLDFRVYVKGHDGAVAYVNGKEIGRVNIDPSADVSYDTYAKGPMTLATSIVMSSQDRSAYLKDGKNVVAVEVHSRDTVPPNISFDAIVINNTGLTYINLGQEWYYYDKGNIPPDQLVDKATLFAGGGNSLPERTMLFSNYPNPFNPTTEITYQLSAGGRVTLRVYDVLGRDVATLVNATQAAGRHSVALDGSRFASGVYFYRLETAGYVSTRKMLLLK; encoded by the coding sequence ATGAAACATTCTATACCTCTTACAATCGTGTTGGTTATGACGTTTGGGCTCAATAATTCACTCCACTCCTCGAACCTAGTTCCAGCCAATGATCCCAGCATCCAGTATTACGGCAGATGGGATTTCTCAAATCCACTGGCACCGACGCATTCGTGGCCTGGAGTCTATATATTTGCCGCATTTGAAGGGACAAGCATCGGCATTAGTCTTAATGATAACTTCAGTTATTATAATGTCTTCATTGACGATACCACGTTCATTGACTTTCATGGTACGGGATCGGGCATTTCATCGTACATTTTGAAGACAGGACTTCAAGACACCGTTCACACAATTCTGATCACGCTGAGAAACGAGACGAACTGGACGAAATTTTCCTTCAACGGGTTTATTCTCGATAGTGGCAGGACGCTTGTTCCGCCGCCCTCGGCGTCCTCAAGAGGAATTGAATTCATCGGGGATTCCTACACCTGCGCGTCGGGAAATTTGTGGGACAGCACGGATGCAGCGCCGAGCGGCGACTGGACCGATCTATATGAAGGATTTCCATCAATCATAGCCCGCCACTATGGGGCGCAATATACCGTGACAGCACACTCCGGTTGGGGACTCGTTCTCGATTATCTTGGGAACTATGCCAACAACCTTCCGAGTATCTTTGGCAGCACCGTGGCCTATGCAACTGCACCCGCATGGGATTTTTCAAAATGGAAACCGAATCTCGTCGTAATCTGTCTCGGTCTGAACGACTACAACGGCTGGGGCGGTTATTCTACCGGGACCATTTCGGCGGCTAACACGAGCACATTCAAAGAAGAATATCACACTTTTATTTCAAACATAATGGATGTGTACCCCCATGCGAAGATCCTGGCGGTGGCCGCAAACGGAATTACATGGCTGCAGAATACAATTGCTCAAGTTGTTTCTGAAGAAAATGCCATCGGACACACGAACGTCTTCTATTCTTATTTTCCATACTACAATGGCGGTTATGTGAACGGAGGACATCCTAACGTCGCCACTCATCAGAAAATTGCCGACACGCTGATCGCGTTGATCGATACAATCGATGCTTGGACTCCGTTCAATGAAACAACTCCTCCATCAATTGTGCGTTATCCTGATTCGTTATTTGTCGTGACGACGCCAACGTATACCCTAAATGTTCGAACTGCAGAGTACGATACGGTTCGATACAGCACCTCGGACAAACCATACGATGAGATGGAGAATCAATTTGCCGTAACCGGGACTCGCATCCATTCTACAGTATTATCATGTCAGCAAGGACAGTCGTACACTTATTATCTAAGAGCGAAGAACGCTTACGGTATAACGATGGACACTTCTGTCGTGGTACGCTTCAGCGTCGACACGACAAAAGCTTTGTTAACATGGGACGGTTCGACCGCTTACGATCTTTCCGAATGGAAATTAGGGAAGGCTCCGCTGGGCAACGATGGAGCACCAGGCGACAGCACGAAAGTCTCTTCCGCAACAACCGTTTATTTCAGGCAAACAGTGGACCTTAGCGATGTTGCCTCCATGCTTGATTTCCGTGTCTACGTAAAAGGTCACGACGGTGCTGTCGCATATGTAAATGGGAAAGAGATCGGCAGAGTGAATATCGATCCAAGTGCTGATGTTTCATACGATACCTACGCAAAGGGTCCGATGACACTGGCAACGTCAATCGTAATGAGCAGTCAGGATCGATCTGCCTATTTGAAAGACGGAAAGAATGTGGTTGCCGTTGAGGTGCATTCCCGAGACACAGTGCCTCCGAATATTTCTTTTGATGCCATAGTTATAAATAACACCGGTCTGACTTATATTAACCTCGGTCAGGAATGGTATTATTATGACAAAGGAAATATCCCACCCGACCAACTGGTCGACAAGGCAACACTGTTCGCTGGTGGTGGGAATTCGCTGCCGGAAAGGACAATGCTGTTCTCAAATTATCCCAATCCGTTCAACCCAACGACGGAAATTACATATCAACTTTCAGCCGGTGGTCGTGTGACGTTGAGAGTTTATGATGTGCTTGGTCGAGATGTTGCGACACTTGTTAACGCGACCCAAGCGGCCGGGAGGCACAGCGTCGCTCTTGATGGTTCGCGTTTTGCAAGCGGAGTGTATTTCTATAGATTAGAAACCGCGGGTTATGTTTCGACAAGAAAAATGCTTCTTCTTAAATAA
- a CDS encoding glycosyl hydrolase — MVKEIAAIIFIGGCSAVGQTSPQNVDYNSQTVYAPVNHDATPAAKKLLAYLYSIRGRKTISGLQVFAGAEDKYIYSDYIKALTGKSPELLGYDFVDYYEPGYASQLIQEVYKQFLEGHIVTLMWHQGRPSDEPPFDWRTSIQGKLSDEQWKELITPGTRLYERWLSQVDAVATYLKALQNLGVPILWRPYHEMNGVWFWWGNRKGPDGSARLYKMMYDRYVNYFHLNNLIWVWGPNSPRNLPNDEAYDYADFFPGSDYVDVLAADIYRNDYKRSNYDQLLDLSKGKLVALGEVEEAPTPEILRDQSDWTYFMIWAEFVHTNNSDEQIKELFSDPRTITHKVFIDEQFTNNADNE, encoded by the coding sequence TTGGTTAAGGAAATAGCAGCTATTATTTTTATCGGAGGTTGTTCAGCAGTCGGGCAGACCAGCCCCCAAAACGTGGATTATAACTCTCAAACTGTTTACGCGCCCGTGAACCACGATGCGACCCCGGCCGCAAAGAAGCTGCTTGCATACCTTTATTCGATAAGAGGGAGGAAGACGATTTCCGGTCTCCAGGTTTTTGCAGGTGCCGAAGACAAATATATTTATTCCGATTACATAAAGGCCCTTACGGGAAAATCTCCGGAATTGCTGGGCTATGACTTCGTCGATTATTACGAACCGGGCTATGCTTCGCAGCTTATCCAGGAAGTATACAAACAATTTCTCGAAGGCCACATCGTAACCCTGATGTGGCACCAAGGGCGGCCGTCAGATGAACCGCCATTCGATTGGAGAACCAGCATACAAGGAAAGTTATCCGATGAACAGTGGAAGGAATTGATAACCCCGGGGACCAGGTTGTACGAACGGTGGTTGTCTCAGGTGGATGCAGTTGCCACTTACCTTAAAGCGCTGCAGAATCTGGGCGTTCCCATTCTGTGGAGGCCTTACCATGAAATGAACGGTGTCTGGTTTTGGTGGGGGAATCGAAAAGGCCCCGATGGATCGGCAAGATTGTACAAGATGATGTATGATCGGTATGTAAATTATTTCCATTTGAACAATCTCATCTGGGTTTGGGGGCCGAATTCGCCGCGGAACTTGCCCAACGACGAGGCTTATGATTACGCTGATTTTTTCCCTGGCTCGGATTACGTCGATGTGCTGGCAGCGGATATCTATCGCAACGATTACAAACGGAGCAACTACGATCAGCTGCTCGATCTCTCGAAAGGCAAACTAGTCGCTCTCGGCGAGGTTGAAGAAGCACCGACGCCGGAGATTTTAAGAGACCAGTCTGACTGGACATATTTCATGATATGGGCGGAATTTGTGCACACCAACAATTCCGACGAACAAATCAAAGAGCTGTTCAGTGATCCGAGAACGATTACGCATAAAGTTTTCATCGATGAACAGTTCACCAACAATGCGGATAATGAATAA
- a CDS encoding AGE family epimerase/isomerase: MGNCFHLHARYTFSFAVLPLLTALAQNPAESSGHEQSIETNKDTILAELRSALKSEFDLFYPLCIDTVDGGYFSDINYKWQLEGRQAKMIVTQARHVWSLSTGSIFYKEKEPYLEYARHGFVFLKNVMWDKDHGGFYDLVTREGKPISFGYGPAGKTAYGNGFAIYGLAAYYRAFGDTAALNLAVKTFEWLDKHSYDPEYGGYFQNLLVNGDPQKDWYKGIPPKDQNSMIHLMEAFTELYDVWPNETLRQRLDMLFHEIRDIVVGSKGYMTLFFNRDWTLVSYRDSTEENRKSHLELDHISFGHDVETAYLLLETSKALGLKNDTTTLRIAKQLDDFALANGWDKEKGGIYDGGYEFKGDNKVTIVLSTKEWWSQIEALNSFLMMSELFPDDENNYYLKFCVQWDYVQRYLIDHKYGGWFWGGIDEAPNLELGSKSSIWKCNYHTTRGLENCMKRLARSSEN; encoded by the coding sequence ATGGGAAATTGTTTTCATCTGCACGCTCGATATACGTTTTCTTTCGCGGTGTTGCCACTTCTGACTGCACTTGCGCAAAATCCTGCCGAGTCTTCCGGACACGAACAGAGCATAGAGACCAATAAGGACACTATCTTAGCGGAACTTAGATCCGCTTTGAAGAGCGAGTTCGATCTGTTCTATCCACTGTGCATAGACACGGTCGACGGCGGTTACTTCAGCGACATCAACTATAAGTGGCAATTGGAAGGACGACAGGCGAAGATGATCGTCACGCAGGCGCGCCATGTGTGGTCTCTTTCGACAGGATCTATTTTTTACAAAGAGAAAGAGCCTTACCTCGAATATGCTCGTCACGGTTTTGTGTTTTTAAAAAATGTAATGTGGGACAAAGACCACGGCGGCTTCTATGATCTCGTTACTCGCGAAGGGAAACCGATCTCGTTCGGATACGGACCCGCCGGGAAGACGGCATACGGAAACGGTTTTGCGATTTACGGTCTTGCCGCATATTACAGGGCATTTGGAGACACTGCTGCACTGAATCTTGCCGTTAAGACTTTTGAGTGGCTGGATAAGCACAGCTATGATCCTGAGTATGGCGGTTATTTCCAAAACCTTTTGGTGAACGGTGATCCTCAGAAGGATTGGTACAAAGGGATTCCACCGAAAGATCAGAACTCCATGATACACCTGATGGAGGCTTTCACCGAGCTATACGATGTTTGGCCAAACGAGACCTTGAGGCAGCGGCTTGACATGCTGTTCCATGAAATAAGAGACATAGTCGTCGGCAGCAAGGGATATATGACTTTATTCTTCAATCGCGACTGGACTCTGGTTTCGTACCGGGATTCAACTGAAGAGAATAGAAAATCACATTTGGAATTAGACCACATCTCGTTCGGGCACGATGTCGAGACGGCTTATCTGTTGCTCGAAACTTCAAAGGCGTTAGGCCTCAAGAACGACACGACGACGCTCCGTATTGCCAAACAGCTTGATGATTTCGCTTTGGCAAACGGCTGGGACAAGGAGAAAGGCGGAATCTACGACGGCGGATATGAGTTCAAAGGTGATAACAAAGTAACGATTGTGTTGTCCACAAAAGAGTGGTGGTCTCAGATTGAAGCATTAAACTCTTTTCTAATGATGTCGGAGCTATTTCCTGATGATGAGAACAATTACTATTTGAAATTCTGCGTGCAGTGGGATTATGTCCAGAGGTATCTCATCGATCACAAATACGGCGGCTGGTTCTGGGGCGGCATCGACGAGGCCCCGAACCTCGAACTGGGGTCGAAATCTTCGATTTGGAAATGTAACTATCATACCACGCGAGGACTTGAGAACTGTATGAAAAGATTGGCTCGCAGTTCAGAAAATTGA